A genome region from Thermococcus alcaliphilus includes the following:
- a CDS encoding cupin domain-containing protein has product MFVVKAEEAERVENPYGANVRALLKRENAKVMLVTLNPGEALERHTTPVDAFIYILKGKALVEVGEESEEAKKDVLVFLPKNIPHAVRNAGSLPLKFLVVKLG; this is encoded by the coding sequence ATGTTTGTAGTTAAAGCTGAAGAAGCCGAGAGGGTGGAGAACCCCTATGGTGCTAACGTTAGAGCTCTGCTCAAGAGGGAAAATGCAAAGGTAATGCTTGTCACTTTAAACCCAGGAGAGGCTTTAGAGAGGCACACAACGCCTGTTGATGCGTTTATTTACATCCTAAAGGGAAAAGCCCTCGTGGAGGTTGGGGAGGAAAGCGAGGAAGCTAAAAAAGACGTCCTAGTCTTTCTTCCAAAAAATATTCCTCATGCCGTCAGAAATGCTGGCAGTTTACCTTTGAAGTTTTTGGTTGTCAAGCTTGGCTAA